The genomic interval GCATTTTTTGAGGGTTTCAATGGTTTCTTTTTTTGCCTTTTCCTTTAAATTTCCTTTTAAGTTTTTGTTTTTAAAATTCCACAGGTAATCAAAGATTTTTTCTACTGCATTTAAAAACCTTTCTGTATTGTGCACTTCTTCGTTTTTAGAGATAAGCCTTTTGTCTTTCCATACTTTACCAGGAATGTCGGGATTTGTTTTTGCATCTGCATGTCCGATATTTGGCAGCATTCTCTCAATTACCCCCTTCATTCCGTTAAAGCAATCGTAGTATCCAACAAAGTTTTGATGTGCAAATGAGTCTGCGTATGTATGAAGGGCTATTCCAATTCTGTAAAGGTTTTTGGTTTCTAATGCTTTTTCAAGCAGTGTTTTTACATTTTTACTGTTGGGGGTTGTGTTTAAAAGGTGAAGTTTTCCGTCTTTTCTCATTGTTGAATTGTTGTCATAATCTCCCGGGAAAAAGTGAAAGCAGGGGTAAATCCTCATCAACTCTTTTTTAGGCTTTAAAATATCCATTGTCTGGCTTATATAGTTTTTGTATTCTTCACCTTCTTTGATGTTTACTCTGCATTTTTCGCAATTATCGTCTGTGTACTGAGATGAGTATGCGAGTATATAGGAAGAATCTTCGTCAAAGCCTGCCTTTCTTGCAATAATGTAAACAGAATAGTAATGAAACTCAATGTTCATACTATATCCCCCTTGAATTTTTTATGTATTTTTCAAAGGCAATAATTGCTGCACCGTATGCCCCCATTAGTTGAGGGTATTTTGGGAGAAAAATCTTGTAACCTGTTTCCTCTTCAAGCATTTTTTTTATAGCCTCGTTTTTTGCAACTCCCCCTGATAGCATTATTGGTGGGGTAAAGGCAACAGAGTTAATCATTCCAACTATCCTGGTAACAAGGCTTCTGTGCAGTCCCTTTAAAATAGCATCTATCTCTTCTCCATAGGCAAGGAGGGAGATTATCTCTGATTCAGCAAAAACTGTGCATGTTGAGGAAATCTTCAATTCTTTTTTCGCATTGAGGGCTATTTTCCCTATCTCCTCAACAGAGATTTCCATCTTTCCTGCGGTATGCTCTAAAAATCTGCCTGTTCCTGCTGAGCATTTGTCGTTCATTGTAAAGTCAAGAACCCTTCCCTTTTTGTCAATAACAATCACCTTGCTGTCCTGCCCACCTATGTCAACGAGAGTGCCTCCAAATCCAAGAGCATTATATATTCCCTTTGCATGGCAGGTTATTTCAGTCAGGTTTTCCTTTGCATCTTCCACCAATTTTCTCCCATAGCCTGTTGAAATAATCGGGATGTTTTCTTCCTTTAAATCGCTTTTTACCTTTTCAATCAACTTCTTTACCTGCTCTTTTATTCTTGGTTTTGTGTTTTCAATGTGTTTGTTGATTATAATCTTTTGCTCATTAATAACCACCAATTTTACAGTGGTTGAACCAACATCAATTCCTATTGCTTTATCCATTGCTAACTCCTAACATTTCAAAAAATGATTCTATTCTAATTACAGTTTGCTCCTCTGAATAGGCGTTTTCATCATTCTGGTCTGCCTCAAGCAGCATTGCCGGAATGCTAAATTCCTCTATAAGTTTGTTTCTCTGGTCCATCTGTCCCATTGAATAAGGTTTGCATGAGCGGTCTGAGTGGAGAATAACTCCGTCAAGGTTAAATCTCTTAACCATATCTGCCATTGTTTTAAGCTTATGACCTGCTCCTCTGTTTAAAATTGGTGATAGGTAAACCCTTGCCATTACCTCAAATTCATCTTTGTTTAAATCCATTAACGGAGCAAGTTCTCCCCATGCATAGGTGTATGTTGATATAGGGATGTTTATCCCTTTTTCTGCAAGTTTTAATGCAAGTTCCCTCATTTTAAACCATATGGGAAGATTGTCCCATAAAAGCCTTCTCTTCTCCTTTTTTATTGCACCAATTCCTGAATTTACTCTAAATTTTACCTCTTTATACATTGTATTGTAAAAGTCAACAGTCTCCCTATCCCCTCTCATTTCAACAATGGGGGCCATAAATACAAATTGGTCAAAAACTGTTAATGGTGATGGCCTCTTTGCACAGAGGTTGAGTATTTCAAGCCATAGCTCGGTTGCATCTTTTGAAAACTTGATTACTTCTTTTAAATCCTTTTCTTTGAGGCTTTTACCTGCCGCCCTTTCAGCGATAGGGAGGAGTACATTTTTTAATTGCTTTTTTACATAGTCAACCTGGTGGGG from Thermotomaculum hydrothermale carries:
- a CDS encoding 2-hydroxyacyl-CoA dehydratase subunit D, which codes for MNVLKFIRYYLMTNLIGKPYLKRQRKIGERKIEKITGENSPLNPPLKITAYTKEFVSSHYFKGRYIEGVKPVAWVTSGAPIEILKALGFFLIYPENHAALCGARRVQMDLIKTAQKQGLSQNVCSYVRTDIGSLLSGKTPAGKLPKPDLLVACSNICQTVLHWYRMLQEYLNIPLVIIDTPFVYRDIEPHQVDYVKKQLKNVLLPIAERAAGKSLKEKDLKEVIKFSKDATELWLEILNLCAKRPSPLTVFDQFVFMAPIVEMRGDRETVDFYNTMYKEVKFRVNSGIGAIKKEKRRLLWDNLPIWFKMRELALKLAEKGINIPISTYTYAWGELAPLMDLNKDEFEVMARVYLSPILNRGAGHKLKTMADMVKRFNLDGVILHSDRSCKPYSMGQMDQRNKLIEEFSIPAMLLEADQNDENAYSEEQTVIRIESFFEMLGVSNG
- a CDS encoding DUF6765 family protein; the protein is MNIEFHYYSVYIIARKAGFDEDSSYILAYSSQYTDDNCEKCRVNIKEGEEYKNYISQTMDILKPKKELMRIYPCFHFFPGDYDNNSTMRKDGKLHLLNTTPNSKNVKTLLEKALETKNLYRIGIALHTYADSFAHQNFVGYYDCFNGMKGVIERMLPNIGHADAKTNPDIPGKVWKDKRLISKNEEVHNTERFLNAVEKIFDYLWNFKNKNLKGNLKEKAKKETIETLKKCYYKEFRHGDYYKKKRMKLYFQYGQMPEYSKNEWISKALKTPSIETEIPSTIPVTTFFCENRENFFNSHWYKFQQAVKEHQQTALEILEPVFKKIELDPETF
- a CDS encoding acyl-CoA dehydratase activase: MDKAIGIDVGSTTVKLVVINEQKIIINKHIENTKPRIKEQVKKLIEKVKSDLKEENIPIISTGYGRKLVEDAKENLTEITCHAKGIYNALGFGGTLVDIGGQDSKVIVIDKKGRVLDFTMNDKCSAGTGRFLEHTAGKMEISVEEIGKIALNAKKELKISSTCTVFAESEIISLLAYGEEIDAILKGLHRSLVTRIVGMINSVAFTPPIMLSGGVAKNEAIKKMLEEETGYKIFLPKYPQLMGAYGAAIIAFEKYIKNSRGI